The proteins below are encoded in one region of Oenanthe melanoleuca isolate GR-GAL-2019-014 chromosome 4A, OMel1.0, whole genome shotgun sequence:
- the NALF2 gene encoding NALCN channel auxiliary factor 2: MIRGAWMSPRGGAAGGAVCCAPRRSDKPVADPERAQKWRLSLASLLFFTVLLSDHLWLCAGAKLRARERPRGRGPRALLAAEPAGGGGGGGGGSCEALLGNLSRGPGGPCPAARGDLDSACARLLAPQRPRAPGAPLRSPPAAAAAAAAAPFFASPSSKRTFLQAYFRNFNLSFCDTYTIWDLLREMAGPDGLDCSLDNLMVDLVVAAAGALGGEACSSCVQAYQRLDQHAQEKYEEFDLLLEKYLQSEEYSVRSCLTDCKAVYKAWLCSEYFNVTQQQCRQRIPCKQYCLEVQTRCPFVLPDNDELIYGGLPGFICTGLLENQLPNEEAKCCEVQWDSCEHPPDSNEDTSPKSTASESLHFHRHDPHLHHQRQNHYHLYHHHHHQYHQYHQPRSPSLLPVSAGSRLSSSRIRLCVLVLMLLHTMVSFSSVHGGGAGGLGLETPPALEESVARDE, from the exons ATGATCCGCGGCGCCTGGATGTCCCCCCGCGGGGGCGCCGCCGGCGGGGCCGTGTGCTGCGCGCCGCGCCGCAGCGACAAGCCGGTGGCCGACCCCGAGCGGGCGCAGAAATGGCGCCTGTCGCTCGCCTCGCTCCTCTTCTTCACCGTGCTCCTCTCCGACCATCTGTGGCTCTGCGCCGGGGCCAAGCTGCGGGCGCGGGagcggccgcggggccgcgggcCGCGGGCGCTGCTGGCGGCCGAgccggcgggcggcggcggcggcggtggcggcggcagCTGCGAGGCCCTGCTGGGCAACCTGagccgcggccccggcgggcCCTGCCCCGCCGCCCGCGGGGACCTGGACTCGGCGTGCGCCCGGCTGCTcgccccgcagcgcccgcggGCCCCCGGAGCGCCGCTGCGCtcgccccccgccgccgccgctgccgccgccgccgcgccctTCTTCGCCTCGCCCTCCTCCAAAAGGACCTTCCTGCAGGCTTACTTCAGGAACTTCAACCTCTCCTTTTGTGATACTTACACGATCTGGGACCTGCTGCGGGAGATGGCCGGCCCCGACGGCCTGGACTGCAGCCTGGACAACCTGATGGTGGACCTGGTGGTGGCGGCGGCCGGGGCGCTGGGAGGGGAGGCCTGTAGCAGCTGCGTCCAGGCGTACCAGCGGCTGGACCAACACGCTCAGGAAAAATACGAGGAGTTCGACCTCTTGCTGGAGAAGTACTTGCAGTCGGAAGAGTACTCGGTCAGATCCTGCCTGACGGACTGCAAG GCTGTCTACAAGGCGTGGCTGTGCTCCGAGTACTTCAACGTGACCCAGCAGCAGTGCCGGCAGCGGATCCCATGCAAGCAATACTGCCTGGAGGTGCAGACCAGGTGCCCCTTTGTGTTACCGGACAATGACGAGCTGATCTATGGAGGTTTGCCTGGCTTCATCTGTACGG GGCTGCTGGAGAACCAGCTGCCCAATGAGGAGGCCAAGTGCTGCGAGGTGCAATGGGACTCCTGCGAGCACCCCCCAGACAGCAACGAGGACACATCCCCCAAATCCACGGCCTCAGAGTCGCTCCATTTCCACCGCCACGACCCCCACCTCCATCACCAGAGGCAGAACCACTACCACCtctaccaccaccaccaccaccagtACCACCAGTACCACCAGCCCCGCTCCCCGTCCTTGCTGCCGGTCTCTGCGGGGTCTcgcctcagcagcagcaggatcagaCTGTGCGTGCTGGTCCTGATGCTCCTCCACACCATGGTGTCCTTCTCGAGCGTGCacggcggcggcgccggggggCTCGGCCTGGAGACCCCGCCCGCCCTGGAGGAGAGCGTGGCACGGGACGAGTGA
- the LOC130253168 gene encoding SAP30-binding protein-like — protein MAGVQHSSALSLLAAYGQDSELESDSEDKVSPGAATGQKGGLVSPGEEGGFACLDGDEEEEGGGNSRQSDGGSQTEKPEAGDLKESREVEERDPQELVASFSDRVQNMSPDEIKIPPEPPGRCSNQLQDKIEKLYERKMKEGMDMNSIIQKKKAFRNPSIYKKLIQFCSIDEFGTNYPKDMFDPHSWSEDSYYEALAKAQKIEMNKWKKAKKECTKIEFVTGTKKGTTTSAASTTTKASSTSVGDAQRKRRRSKGRVFRKGLIE, from the coding sequence ATGGCAggggtgcagcacagcagcGCTCTCTCCTTGCTGGCGGCTTACGGCCAGGACTCGGAGCTGGAGTCGGACAGCGAGGACAAAGTGTCCCCTGGGGCAGCCACGGGGCAGAAAGGGGGCCTGGTGTCACCTGGAGAGGAGGGTGGCTTTGCCTGCCTGGAtggggatgaggaagaggagggtggTGGGAACAGCAGGCAGTCAGATGGAGGTTCACAGACTGAAAAACCTGAGGCTGGTGACCTAAAGGAATCCCGAGAAGTGGAGGAAAGAGATCCTCAGGAACTGGTTGCCTCTTTTTCAGACAGAGTGCAGAATATGTCTCCAGATGAGATCAAAATCCCTCCTGAACCTCCTGGCAGATGTTCTAACCAACTGCAGGATAAAATTGAGAAGCTGTatgagaggaaaatgaaagaggGCATGGATATGAACAGCATCatccagaagaaaaaggcatttcGCAACCCCAGCATCTACAAAAAGCTGATCCAGTTTTGTTCCATTGATGAATTTGGTACAAATTACCCAAAGGACATGTTTGATCCTCATAGCTGGTCAGAGGATTCATATTATGAGGCACTAGCTAAAGCCCAGAAGATTGAAATGAACAAATGGAAGAAGGCCAAGAAAGAATGTACAAAGATTGAGTTTGTGACTGGCACTAAAAAAGGTACAACAACAAGTGCTGCTTCCACAACCACCAAGGCATCCAGCACTAGTGTGGGAGATGcccagaggaagaggaggaggagcaagGGACGTGTGTTCAGGAAGGGTCTCATAGAATGA